Below is a genomic region from Virgibacillus dokdonensis.
TACAAAAGCCCCCTTTAAAAAAGAGGGCGATTTTCTGCTTATTTTAGTTGGAATAGCATTAAACTTCCATAATTTCTTTTTCTTTTTCTTTCGCTAGTTGGTCAATTTTCGCTATATATTTATCTGTTACTTTTTGTACATCGTCTTGTAAAGCCCGTACATCGTCTTCTGAAATACTGTCTTCTTTTTTCAATTGATCATTTGCTTCACGTCGTATGTTTCTTACTTGAACACGTGATTCTTCGGCATATTTACCTACTACTTTAACTAAATCTTTACGACGTTCTTCTGTTAATGCTGGGATATTAATCCGAATTACATTACCATCACTAGAAGGTGAAAGACCTAGATCTGCTTTTTGAATCCCTTTTTCCACGTCAGAAATAGCTGATTTATCATATGGTGTAACAACAAGTAGTCTTGCTTCTGGTGCGGAGACCGAAGCAATTTGGTTTAATGGCGTACTCATTCCATAGTATTCCACAAAAACACTGTCTAATAAACTTGGATTTGCCCTTCCAGCTCTAACAGTAGCCAGATTTTTAGAGAAAGCTTGTACAGCTTGTTCCATTTTTTCATTCGTTTGTTTCAATATACCATCAGACATGTTATTTCCCCCTTATTGTAGTTCCAATTACTTCACCTTGAACGACCCGTTTAATATTGCCTTCTTCCATTATAGAAAACACAACTAAAGGAATATCGTTATCCATACATAAAGTTGAAGCTGTTGAGTCCATAACTCCAAGTCCTGCATTGAGCATTTCCATATAAGAAAGGTTCTCATACTTCTCTGCATTTTCATTCAATTTAGGATCCGCTGTATAAACGCCATCCACATTATTTTTTGCCATCAAAATGACTTCTGCTTCAATTTCAGCTGCGCGTAATGCTGCAGTTGTATCCGTTGAGAAGAAAGGATTTCCTGTACCAGCAGCAAAAATGACAACACGCTTTTTCTCCAAATGGCGAATTGCTTTCCTTCTTATGTACGGCTCAGCCACTTGTCTCATTTCTATTGATGTTTGTACTCTTGTAGGTATACCGATGTTTTCCAGTCCATCTTGAAGTGCTAAAGCATTCATAATGGTTGCTAGCATCCCCATATAGTCAGCATTGGCACGATCCATACCCATTTCACTGCCTACTTTGCCGCGCCATATATTTCCTCCGCCAACGACAATCGCAATTTCTACATCTAATTCAGCAACTTCTTTTACTTGATCAGCGATAGACTGAATAATTTTAGGCTCAATGCCATATCCAAGTTCGCCACTTAATGCTTCTCCACTTAGTTTAAGCACGATTCTACGGTAACGAGCTGTTGTCATAATAACCTCCATAGAAAATAAAATAGTTTGTTGTAATAAGCATTCTTAAGTTATATGGAGAAATAGGGAACAATTGCTTGCTCCCTATCAACCAAGTTATTTTTTGATTTGACTCATCACTTCGTCTGCAAAGTTCTCTTCACGTTTTTCCATTCCTTCGCCTACTTCATAACGTGCAAAAGTTTTCACAGTTGCTCCTTTATCCGCAACGAACTTTTTCACTTTTTGGTCTGGGTCTTTTACAAAACTTTGCTCTAACAAACAAATTTCTTCAAAAAACTTGCCAAGACGACCTTCTACCATTTTTTCAACAATATGTTCTGGTTTACCTTCATTTAAAGCTTGGGCTTTTAATACTTCACGCTCATGGTTTACTTCTTCTTCTGCAACATCATCACGAGAAATATAACGTGGATTTACAGCTGCAATATGCATCGCTACATCTTTAGCAACATCTTTATCTGTAGTTCCTTCTAACAAGGTAAGCACACCGATACGTCCACCCATGTGCAAATACTCACCAAACGCATCGTTATCCGTTTTCGTTACAATTGTAAAACGACGAAGGGATAATTTTTCACCAATTTTTGCAACAGCAGCTTTAATATGGTTTTCAACTGTTTCTCCAGTCGCTTCCATCGTTTGCTGTAGTGCTTCCTCTACTGTCTCTGGCTGGTGTTTTAACAAATGAGTTGCTAATGTAGATAATAGGTCTTTAAACTGGTCATTTTTTGTTACGAAATCTGTTTCACAGTTTACTTCTAGTAAAACAGCTGTATTACCATCTACTTGAATGTACGCAGACCCTTCAGCAGCAATACGGTCAGCTTTCTTTGCAGCTTTAGACAGACCTTTCTCACGTAAGAAATCAACAGCAGCCTCTAAATTGCCATCTGTTTCCTGAAGTGCTTTTTTACAATCCATCATTCCTGCACCAGTTTTTTCACGTAATTCTTTAACCATTTTTGCAGTGATTGCCATTTGAAATCCTCCTTAAAATCATCGACTAATTCATATTTTCTTTTAAAAAAGGTGATAAAAGGCTCACATCCTCTTATCACCCTCACCTTTTCCTTCTTTACTCTTGTTCTGTTTCCTTTGCTTCTTCAGACGCTTGCTCTGATTCTGGAGCTTCATTCATTTCTTCGCCTTGTTTCACTTCTAAAATAGCATCTGCCATTTTGGAAGTCAAAAGTTTCACGGCACGAATCGCATCATCATTAGCAGGGATTACATAATCAATTTCATCTGGATCACAGTTTGTGTCCACAATTCCGATAATCGGAATATTTAATTTATGAGCTTCAGCAATAGCAATTCGCTCTTTACGTGGGTCAATTACAAACAACGCATCTGGAAGTTTATCCATTTCTTTAATTCCACCAAGGAACTTCACTAAGCGATCTTTTTCTTTTAGAAGATCAACAACTTCTTTCTTTGGTAGCACTTCAAAAGTTCCATCTTCTTCCATGCGCTCAATGTCTTTCAAACGGTTAATGCGTTTACGAATGGTTTGAAAATTAGTAAGTGTTCCACCTAACCAACGTTGGTTAACATAGTACATACCTGAACGAATGGCTTCGTCACGTACAGATTCCTGAGCTTGTTTTTTCGTACCAACGAATAAAACGGTTCCTCCGTCGGCAACAAGTTGCTTGACATAATTATACGCTTCATCAACCTTTTTCACCGTTTTTTGTAGATCGATGATGTAAATACCGTTACGTTCTGTAAAGATGTATTTTTTCATCTTTGGGTTCCAGCGACGAGTTTGGTGACCAAAATGTACACCAGCTTCGAGTAGCTGTTTCATTGAAATAGCTGACATTAAAAATTCCTCCTAATTGGTTTTTTCCTCCGTAATAGATCCTTTTTGTAAATAGACCAATTATTTTGGCACCTTATTTACAAATCCCTACACGTGTGTAATCGACATACTAGCACTTTTTAGTGCACAACATTATCTTCACACCACAAGATAATATATCATAAGAAGGAAGAGGATTCAAGTATTTTTATCGTGCATAAGAAAATGGTTTTAACAGTTCTATATTTATGATATTAAAATAAGCAGTATTATTACACTCTTTACAGACTAGTGCGGTACAGGTATGAGCTTAATCCACAAAGTAGGAATGCTTATACTGAATAAATGATTCAATGAGTTTATTCTTCTTTTTACAGAATAGGAAAACGAAAAAATGTATGTGCAAACCATGCTACCAAATATGGAAGATTTCATGAGTATTGCGGGATTATTACCAACAGAGGAATGCTTATTCGATGCACTCCTCTACATTAAACCTCAACATGATGCTATATTGGATAAATAAAACAATCGAGTTGAAAGCTATTTCGATGAATTAATCTTTGAATTCTGCTGAAACTTAATCGTTAATGCTACTTCTGTTTTTCCACAATTTAATTGTTGAGCGATTTCTGAAGCTGTGTGCCCTTGACTATGTAATTGTAATATTTTCGCTTGTAGCGAAGTTGTCATCTCGTCTTGCTGTTCATTATTGTATGGAACGTCTTTTTCCTCTTTTTTCACTAGTTGTATTTGATCCGTTTCCACATTTTCTCGTTTGTTTAATGTAATCAACTGCTGTTGTAAACGTATGTTCTCCTGTTTTATTTCATCAATATATGCTGCTAGCAAAGCGTCAATTTCAGAAGTATCCAATTGTTGATTTGTATTCATTCGTTTATACAATTGAAAAATAACTGTGAAGGCAACCATATGTAATAGAAAACTGACCAAAATTAATATAGATGTCACCAATTGTTTACCTCCATTCTATCCGTTCACATCAATTTCTGTTCCCAAAAAAGGATGTTCATTTATGCTGACCTGTTGTTCCTTTTTATTTACCTTCCGTTCCTTCATAGTTGTCGTTTGTTGATCGCTCTTTACTGAGTCTGATTGATCCGTGCGACGTACCTGTTTCCTTTTTCGCTGTTCTTCCATTAATTGCTGCCGCGAAAGAGAAGCTTGATAAAGTTGGCTTTGGTGAAGAAGTTGTTGTTGCATTTTACTTGCATCTAGAGAACGAGGAATAGCTACTTGCAATTCAATGGATTTCCATCCCATGTTATATCACTCCACGTCATATATACATATATCCATAGAAGCCCCATTTGTGCCTCAACTTTTAATAACCAACCATGTATTTATTTGAATATGGTGCATTTCTAGGTGAAGCGCTGAGAGTCAGGTTAAAGGAGAAGTAACAATTTCATTGTCTACTAGCTGCACTTTAACACCTTGATAATTCCCATTACTAATGCGGTAATATTTTCCAAATGCCACAACGACATTTGCATGTAGATAGTTGCGGACTACCAATGTCGCATCTTCCACGTTTCCAAGATTTGTTGTCAATTGATTTAATAAGCGGTTTACCTCTGCTAAACGTTCTTTTGTTTTTTGTAACGAGTGCTTATATCGAAGCAGCGTAATTTTTAGTTTAGAATCATTTTCTATTTGCTGTCCATTTAATTTTTTTTCTAGTAGAGCTAGCTTAGAAAGCGTGGCCTCCAGTTTTTTCTTTTCGTCTAATAAATCTCTCTTTTCCTTCTCCGTTTTT
It encodes:
- the frr gene encoding ribosome recycling factor; the protein is MSDGILKQTNEKMEQAVQAFSKNLATVRAGRANPSLLDSVFVEYYGMSTPLNQIASVSAPEARLLVVTPYDKSAISDVEKGIQKADLGLSPSSDGNVIRINIPALTEERRKDLVKVVGKYAEESRVQVRNIRREANDQLKKEDSISEDDVRALQDDVQKVTDKYIAKIDQLAKEKEKEIMEV
- the pyrH gene encoding UMP kinase; this encodes MTTARYRRIVLKLSGEALSGELGYGIEPKIIQSIADQVKEVAELDVEIAIVVGGGNIWRGKVGSEMGMDRANADYMGMLATIMNALALQDGLENIGIPTRVQTSIEMRQVAEPYIRRKAIRHLEKKRVVIFAAGTGNPFFSTDTTAALRAAEIEAEVILMAKNNVDGVYTADPKLNENAEKYENLSYMEMLNAGLGVMDSTASTLCMDNDIPLVVFSIMEEGNIKRVVQGEVIGTTIRGK
- the tsf gene encoding translation elongation factor Ts; this encodes MAITAKMVKELREKTGAGMMDCKKALQETDGNLEAAVDFLREKGLSKAAKKADRIAAEGSAYIQVDGNTAVLLEVNCETDFVTKNDQFKDLLSTLATHLLKHQPETVEEALQQTMEATGETVENHIKAAVAKIGEKLSLRRFTIVTKTDNDAFGEYLHMGGRIGVLTLLEGTTDKDVAKDVAMHIAAVNPRYISRDDVAEEEVNHEREVLKAQALNEGKPEHIVEKMVEGRLGKFFEEICLLEQSFVKDPDQKVKKFVADKGATVKTFARYEVGEGMEKREENFADEVMSQIKK
- the rpsB gene encoding 30S ribosomal protein S2, which encodes MSAISMKQLLEAGVHFGHQTRRWNPKMKKYIFTERNGIYIIDLQKTVKKVDEAYNYVKQLVADGGTVLFVGTKKQAQESVRDEAIRSGMYYVNQRWLGGTLTNFQTIRKRINRLKDIERMEEDGTFEVLPKKEVVDLLKEKDRLVKFLGGIKEMDKLPDALFVIDPRKERIAIAEAHKLNIPIIGIVDTNCDPDEIDYVIPANDDAIRAVKLLTSKMADAILEVKQGEEMNEAPESEQASEEAKETEQE
- a CDS encoding DUF6115 domain-containing protein, translated to MTSILILVSFLLHMVAFTVIFQLYKRMNTNQQLDTSEIDALLAAYIDEIKQENIRLQQQLITLNKRENVETDQIQLVKKEEKDVPYNNEQQDEMTTSLQAKILQLHSQGHTASEIAQQLNCGKTEVALTIKFQQNSKINSSK